Within bacterium, the genomic segment TGGCCCATGCGCTGGCCTGGAACGGGGACAAGCCCGCCGAGTATCGCTCACTCGATGAACACTACGATCTGGTCGTTGTCGGCGCAGGCATCAGCGGGCTCGCGGCCGCGTGGTTCCAGCGCAAAAAGATGGGCACCAACGCGCGCATCCTCGTCCTCGACAACCATGATGACTTCGGCGGACACGCGAAGCGCAACGAGTTTCATTACAACGGGCGAATGCTACTGGGCCTGGGCGGTGCGCAGAACCTGGAGATGCCGGACGACTACGGCCTGATCACCAAAGGCGTGCTCGACGACCTCGGCATCGACACGGACGCAATGCAGGCCAACACCTCTGACGACTTCGCAATGGCGAACATTGCGGCCGACAACGCGCTGGCGCTTCCGGGAGAAGACGGTCACAAGACGGCCGGCGGTAACTGGCTCTTGACGATGCATGGCGAGGGCGACTACCAGAGCATGGTTCGGACGCTCCCGATCCCGGCAGCGGAGCAGGAGAAACTGATTGCCCTGTTCGGAGGCGATCGGGACTTCCTCGATGACTTGTCGCTCAGCCGGAAATTCGAATACGTATCGACCGTCAGCTACAGCCGCTTCCTCGTCGACCGCGTCGGCCTCGACAAGGAGACACTGCCAATCCTGGATGCGGTACTTCGGGTGGGCAATGGATATACGGGCTGGAGTCACGCAGTCATCGAAGCACTCGCAGGGGCTGCACCCGGATTGCAGGGCATGGGGTGGCTCGCCGGAACGGTGCACTCCCTGGCGATAGGTGCCGCGAAAACGGTCTTCCAGGCTCGCTACTTTGCGGATGGCAATGCCTCTGTTACGAGATTACTCGTCCACAAACTGATCCCGACGGTGGCACCCGAATCCCCGGGGTTCAAGGATATCGCCACCAGCCGCTTCAACTACGAAGCGCTTGACCGCGACGAGAATACAACTCGGCTGCGGCTCAACAGCACCGTGGTCGGCGTGCGGAATATCGGTGGTGAGAAAGTGGAGGTCGACTACGTACAGGACGGCGATGCCCTGCGAGTGACCAGCGATCATTGCATCCTGGCCTGCTACAACGGCCTGATTCCGCACCTGTGCCCGGAACTGCCCGACCCACAAAAAAACGCGCTCCGATATGGCGTCAAGGTGCCGCTCGTCTATGCCAATGTTCTCCTGGACAATGGCCGCGCCTTCTCGAAACTGGGCGCCAGCATGGTGACGTGCCCCAAAGATCCCTTCACGATGCTGAGCTCTGCCCCGCAGACAACGACAGGCGGCTTCGAGCCGCCACGCGGACCGGACGATCCCATGGTGGTCCTGATGATGGCCAATCCAACACCTGCACCCACAGGCGATGAGTCTTTGCGCGACCTGCTTCGGATCGGGCGCGCAATGGTCTATTCCACTCCGTTCGAGATCTAC encodes:
- a CDS encoding NAD(P)-binding protein encodes the protein MAVRVTRRDFLNGVAVGAGAVLLAPADLLAQVGPSASGESSVYYPPTLTGMRGSHPGSFEVAHALAWNGDKPAEYRSLDEHYDLVVVGAGISGLAAAWFQRKKMGTNARILVLDNHDDFGGHAKRNEFHYNGRMLLGLGGAQNLEMPDDYGLITKGVLDDLGIDTDAMQANTSDDFAMANIAADNALALPGEDGHKTAGGNWLLTMHGEGDYQSMVRTLPIPAAEQEKLIALFGGDRDFLDDLSLSRKFEYVSTVSYSRFLVDRVGLDKETLPILDAVLRVGNGYTGWSHAVIEALAGAAPGLQGMGWLAGTVHSLAIGAAKTVFQARYFADGNASVTRLLVHKLIPTVAPESPGFKDIATSRFNYEALDRDENTTRLRLNSTVVGVRNIGGEKVEVDYVQDGDALRVTSDHCILACYNGLIPHLCPELPDPQKNALRYGVKVPLVYANVLLDNGRAFSKLGASMVTCPKDPFTMLSSAPQTTTGGFEPPRGPDDPMVVLMMANPTPAPTGDESLRDLLRIGRAMVYSTPFEIYEQQVRDQLQSLLGQHGFDHETDIRAITVNRWPHGYAYWRMMLDDPEWPEGQAPHEIGRAQFGRISIANSDSHATPYMDGAIEAGWRAVAEQAAAKPTG